ACTCCTGCCAAATTTACAAGCTGTTCCATTTTCTTAGGTATTTCGCCGTTGTATTCAGTTAAGAGTTGTTCAGCATTAAGTTTTATGTTTTTAGCTTTGTTTCTGTAAAATCCTGTAGATTTTATATATTTTTCCAATGTTTCTATGTCCATTTTATAAATATCTTCAGGCATTTTGACTACTTCAAATAATTTTTTTGTCACAATATTTACCCTTGCGTCGGTACACTGTGCCGATAATATTACTGCTATCATTAACTGATACGGTGTTTCATAATCCAATGCACATTTGGGAGTTCCGTATCTTTCCTGTAATACAGGAAAGATCAAATTAAATCTTTCTTTTTTTGTCATACTTTCTCCTAAAAATTATTTTTCAATAAATATTTTTATCCCTTGCAAAAGTAAAAAATGTAAAGGATAAAAAAAATAAAAAAAATATTTCATGTTTTTTCCTCTTTTCCCGTTATATAGACATATAGGAACCAACACAAAAATTGAATATATTTGAATTTTCATCAGTTCAAATATAAAAGGAAATTTTAAATTTATAAGATTCAGAAGCATAAAACTTAATAACAGTTTTATTTTATCTTCCCTGAAAAAATGGAATATTACTATTGTCAGAATGCCATATATTCCATAATCAAATTCAAATTTAAGTGTAATATAGCATAAAAAGGAAATTATTACGACTTTCATTAAAATATTTACTTTTTCCAAATGATATAAATATATTATTAAAAGCCCTGTAAATAGAGTAAAAAATATGTTGACCGAATATGGCATTTTAAAAATTATTACGGGAGATTGTATTACTATTCCGAATATCAGTAGTCTAAACAGATATTTTTTCAAATTACGGGTATGAATATATCCTTCATTTAAAGAAAAAGCGAATATGGGAAAAGCTGTCCTGCCTATAATATTTAAGATTTCCGGACCGCCTATTATAAAATGCCAGTGGTCTATAAACATTGTTATTATTCCTATTATTTTAAGTGTAAATAAATCCATATCCGCCTTCCTGTATCTAAATATTTAAGCCTTTATATAATCGTACTTCCCGCTTTCAAATTTTTTAACAATATAGCTGCATACAGGAACTACTTTATAATTATTATTTTCAGCAAATTCAATTCCTGCAGCAAACAACTTATCTCCGACTCCCTGTCCTCTTAAGGATGGAGATACATAAGTGTGATCGAAAATAAGTTTATTCCCATCTTTTTTGTATGTCAATTCTGCAATCATTTCTCCTTTGTCATCATATATGAAAAATCCTTTGTCCTCTAAATGTTTTATATCCATTATTATACACCTCTTTCTAAATTTGTTTTTATTTTTAAATTATATCATAAAAATAAAAATTTCAACAGAATTTTTCTATGCTTTTTTCGGAAAAAAGTTTAACGGAAAACTTCCGACTCAAATTATTTCCAAACTTTATTTTTTTCCGTGAGGGCTCATTGCCACTCTCACACTCCTGCTATCGTCTACAAAATTTTTTATCACTCAAAAATACTCATTATGCTTAGAAAACAGCAAACTCGCTACGCTTAGACAACTGTTTTCCCGAGCAGCATAATTCATATTTTCTCGTAAAATTTTGAATGCCGAAGCTTTTCTTATATTCAAGTATATATTTTTACTATTATAATTTAACTCCATTTTTGAGCCTTAGTAAAATTTTGAGTTGAATTGTTTTTTAGTCCAACCTTTTTTACAAAAAAGGTTGGATCAAAAAATATGAGAGCAATTAAGCCCTCATATTTTTCACTTATTAAATTATTAATAAATAGCTCTAAACCCTATTCCTCCTCTTACATTTTTACCTTTTGTATCATAACCTGCGTTAAATGTTATTCCAAATCTTTCATTTTCAGCTCCAATATTAAGATCCGCTTTAAAGTTTCCTTTTCTGTCATCTTTTTCACCTCTTATATTGAACCAATCAGCAGTAGTAAATCTTACTCTTCCTTTATTTCCTACATCTCCTGTCTTTCCAAGTTCATTTTCATAAGCAAGTCCCAATGTAGTTACAAAGGTAGTTTTCTTCGCCATAGGTTGTTTGTATTTAAATTCTATTCCCAACTCAGGTTTAACGGAATAGTAATCATTACTTTGAATTTCAAGTCTTATTTGTCCTGTTTTTTCTTTTATTCCGTTAAATCTTCCGTATTCAAGTTTCAGACTTCCATATGGTGTTATACTCGTTCTTTCACTTGTTCTAAATTCTTTACTCAGTTCATTTTTAAGTCCTACTCCGTAAGTATAATATGTAGATTCAGCTCCAAAAATTTCATCTACTACTAAGAATCTTCTCTTCATTTCACTTCTTGACACATATCCTTCTCCCGATATTTTCCATTTCAAGCTTCCATTATGATCAAATGCTTTTGTTTTAAACACTCCCGCTTTCAACATAGTAGTATTTTCTTTGGATTTTCCGATATCTTTAAGTTTAAACTGATTATTAACTGCTCCTGCATACCATCCTGTACTATTTCCAAGTTTTATAGTTTCATCTTCATGAACATAAGCTACCCCATAAGCATTATTAGTATAATCTATAATTCCGGCAGTGTCAGTCTTATACTCTCCTCTTGTTCCAAATGTTTTTATTTTATTAGACTGTTTAGATTTATTTTCCCACTCTCTTTTTAGATGAGTAAATTCCTTATCAAGTATCGATCCTGTAGCATTCATTCTCTGTTGTGTATTACCGTACTGATGTCCCATCATCTCATCAAATGCCTGAACTAATAATATATGCTCATTATTTCCTATTCCATTCAGTTTTTTAAACAATTCTCTTTCTCTTCCGGATTTTTCCACTCCGTATCTCTGCTCCAGTCCATCAGTGAAGTTATATGTATCAGTTGCTACAAGAGGAGTGTTCTGCTTACCTGCCCATACAGTATAAGGAACTTTTACAAGGTAGGCATTTTCTATCGTTTGTGTCCCCTTATTTTGAGAAGCTGTTGCCATCCATGTCAATGAACCTGAATAAATCTCCCATTTTCTAAGTCCTCTTCTCTGTGCTTCTAAAATCATATCATTATAAGGTTGTATCATTTCCTGACTTAATTTAATATATTTTTCCGTTGTATAATTTGTAGCTTCAGTTCCGATAATAAGATCCACGGATCTTATTCCTATTCCTGTCAACAATCCTAAATTTGTTATCGGTCTTGTTACATTTACTCCTGAAGTATCAAGATATATTCCTATTGCCGAAGTCGGTATTTCATTTCTTGTTCTATTTTCCACGGAATGTACTTCTATAGGTGTTTGTACTACTCCATTGGAAGTTATTATACCGTCATAGCTTCCATCAGGTATTTTTATTGCCACATGATCATTTCTAGTTATATTCCAATTCGCAACATCTGACTGATACCCCATTTCCTTATCTCCATTGGAAATTACTCTTGCTATGGCTTTGGCTCCGTTTCCTGTAGCATTTATGATATCTCCATATTGAGTATTTTCAGCATTTAATGTAAAATCTCCATAATTTACTATTACTGACCCCGGTCCTCCCGAACCCACGTATGCTATACCGAATGCATCATTACCGGTAACATTTATTTTACTTCCCGGCATATTGTAAAGTGTAGCTCCTCTAAGCAATGCTATTCCTACACCTTCTGTAGAACCTACATTTATATTTCCATAATTGTATCCCACTGCTCCGTCTTCAAGGAACATTCCTACATTCAGTTCTGAACCGCTTAGGTTTATCGTTCCTCTATTTACAGCTTTTGAACCTAATCCTCCTGCATACATACCTATACTGTTAGGAGTTGTAACATTGATAACTCCGTTTGGTCCGTTTTCAATATTTCCGAGACCTAACACATCTCTTTTTATTTCACTTTTTCCTTGTGCATTTATTACTATTCTTTCTTTTACATATCCTGCTCCCATTCCTATTCCGAATTTCTGATTCTGAGCATTTGTAAGATCCGAAGCTGAAACATTTATTATCCCGTTATTTACATATGTATTAGGTACATTTCTTGCTATATACTCACCTTTTGAATTTATATTATTTATATAATTGGCATCATGCAAATAGCTGTATATTCCTACATTTCCTTTTCCGACACTGAAGTCGATATTCCCTCTGTTTTCTCCACCTCCGTTTACATAAATACCATAATTATCGTCTCCTGAAGATGTTAAGTGTGTCCAGTTATTTGAAGTACTCTGTGAACTATCATAAATAAATACGGACTCTTTTCCTAAATTAACCGTTCCATTGGAAGGATTATAACTATTGAGAATATTTCCGCTTCCGCCTTTCATTACAAATCCTAATGACCCGTCACCTATTGTTATGTCACTTGTATAATTATTTATCACACCGTTTGAGCCTGAATAATAAACTCCTACCGATTCTTTATTGGTACCTATTTTATTTCCTATAGAAAATTTTGCTCCATTGACAATATCTATATTTCCACCTGCAGAAAATATACCTACTGCATTATCTCCGACTTTTGTAGTTGAAGTTCCTCCAAGAGTTACATTTCCTCCTCCTTTGGAATACAGCCCTATTGTTTGATGACCTGTTTCTATTATTCCGTTATTTGTAATATTATCTTTTGAGTGTTCTGAATAGATACCGATATTAGGTTTTGTAGCATCGACAGCATCAACGAGCTTTATTGTTCCTTCATTTATTATTGCATGTCCTGCCGTTCCCAAACTGTCAGTATGCATTCCTATAGACTCCTGACCCGTAAATTCTATTGTTCCGCCTGCAGCATTTATTATTGAATTTGCTCCGTCACTTGCAGAAATTCCTACTGCTCTTAATTTTGAACTTTCTATTTTCCCTTCATTAATTGAAGTTGCAGACACGGAAGCATTATCTGAACGCATTCCTATTCCATAATCTCCGTCAAGGATTATTTTCCCTGTAGCAGCATTTTTAGCGGTAGAGCCTGTTTTATTATAAAGTCCTACTCCGTTCAAAGCTATTTTTATATCTTTTTCATTAAGGATTTCTCCTCCGTCTTCTCCATACATAGCTACGGATTTTTCTCCTGACAGATCTATATTTCCTTTGTTTACAGCAGATTTACCTGTCGCATTTTTCAAATACAGTCCGACAACATTTTTATTAATACTTGTTATATTGTTTGCAGCTCCAAGTTCTACCGATGAATTATTTGCATTTATGAATATTGAACCGTCAGTATCTATTGTCTTTGTATTTTCATAATTCAACTTACTGTCTTTTGCATAAATATAAGTATATTTGTTCCCGTTATGAGTCAGTGTCAAATCATCCTTAAAATTTCCACCTGCAGGTGAACCGTAAGTAACATCAGCATTTTCAAATAAATATACTACTGAATCCGCTCCGTTTAATGTTACGGAACTTCCTGTACCGTTAAAGTATCCTTGATTTCCTCCAACAGGACCGAAGTTTTTCAATATAACTCCTATAGATTTTGTTCCTAATTCTATTTTCCCTGTTGTTGAGTCAACTTTAGAATTATGAACTTCTATTCCTGCACTTTCATCTCCAACTTTTATAGTTCCGTCAAGTTTTACAGTTGAATTTGTAGCATATATACCTAAACTTCCTTTAGCCTGTGTCAAGTCAATTTGTCCTGAAGCTTTGTGATCTATTGTGGAAGCCATATTTGCAGCGTTATCTGCATATATTCCGACAACTTTTGTTCCTCCGGCATTTGCATTTATATTCCCTTCATTTATTACATTTATCGTTCCTGAATGCTGATTTGCCTGAAGATCATTCTGTGCAAGAATTCCGGCACCTTCAGCCCCTACGTTTATTATTCCTGCAACGGCATTTGTTACAGTTGATCCGTCTGCTCCGTATAGTCCTGTACTTCTAACTCCATTCACTGTAACGGTACCTCGATTTTCTATCTGTCCTGTTTCCACAGCAAGTCCTGTCGATGCAGCTCCGTTTAAAGTAACCTGTGCATTATTCGTAATTTTTACCTTGTTAGGATTGGCAATATCCAAGCTGTTTCTTTGACCTACAGCAACCTGATTTGCCTGTGTTCCTGTTATATTTTTATTTATATCCACACTTGATGATTCAAAAGCAACTCTCTGATACACATGATTAGCATCATCCAAGTTCACATCTGCTGTTAAGGCTCCATCTATGTTAAGCTTTGCTCCCGTTATTTTCAATATTTTATATCCTGCAGGAACATTCCCCAAAGTTACGGGGCCTAAAAATGAATTAGGAGAACTTACTTCACTCAATTTTATATCATTAGCAGTATTTATACTGTCATTTTTTATAACAAATAATGATGAATTATTTCCGTTCAGATTTACTGTTACATTACCTGTCGAAGCCGCTCCTGTAGGAGAAGTTTTATTGAACATCGTATTTAATGAAGTAGTTATATCAGCAAGAGTATAAGCATTTTTCAGATAAAAAGCTACCCCTCCGTTCTCAACATTTCCCGTTACATTACCGGTTAATCTGAATTTTCCTGAATGTGTCGAAGGATTGGACGGATTACTGAAAAATAAAAGCCCGCCATTTCCTGCTGTTATGTTGACAGGATTTGATACATCC
Above is a window of Leptotrichia sp. OH3620_COT-345 DNA encoding:
- a CDS encoding autotransporter domain-containing protein, with translation MNYFYSNWRGAYKGRGDKKEKYPYEGIFKRSEDLFLRSISPNSKNYAKYIREANYLEAQRLAEAGIDPSRSATSSITGNLNPSYGLESSVFDQEPVASLNLLATVKPKDINKAAPTVNLGKIEGPEEVKFEIKPPAVQITIPEIPVVTFNPITPVKPALPGVPSGNMKVSAYLNKGDAGADPRPIIFLDTVETSRNVNLDGIKDVHSAAPGAGLIDGVSVSKKIANYAVIQASNGNSFFKTYFELSPTSGATARFDKDIVIDSVLSGGIGFFSGGSRVGTLDNGNGTIENVAEVNLAGPMVVGFVAETNTTGNNGDRKLLNTGTITDAVESTHYQDGAGLGGLKVPIGNYYSDGTPNNNGGASATTLLTLPGYNEMGNINITRTPGAGTYDPITQKWTGRAGGGYVGYKIGLLLAHEDNDGTNNYILENNGNISFSGVNSIGIQIEADGATNTKVKALNTGNISLGGGNSFGMKLSSRVADNPDIIKNTGTITINGGNSAGIAVIEETGRTGGQELRAYNGKILNAGNITVNASQSTGMYLKIQSNDDITNAAGGTINVNGSQSTGMRVDLGTVNTGAGNAPKAINNATINVNANASVGMVSNGANTSAVNSNGGTIALNNNLTGRAGMYAATNGTITNAGTITGAGNQTVGMVIDTTSTGSNTGTITLNGSQLAGVYNEKTFTMTGGNVTINGTGAGIYATGSGSSTALSGGNIKASAGGIALYANNGAVMDVSNPVNITAGNGGLLFFSNPSNPSTHSGKFRLTGNVTGNVENGGVAFYLKNAYTLADITTSLNTMFNKTSPTGAASTGNVTVNLNGNNSSLFVIKNDSINTANDIKLSEVSSPNSFLGPVTLGNVPAGYKILKITGAKLNIDGALTADVNLDDANHVYQRVAFESSSVDINKNITGTQANQVAVGQRNSLDIANPNKVKITNNAQVTLNGAASTGLAVETGQIENRGTVTVNGVRSTGLYGADGSTVTNAVAGIINVGAEGAGILAQNDLQANQHSGTINVINEGNINANAGGTKVVGIYADNAANMASTIDHKASGQIDLTQAKGSLGIYATNSTVKLDGTIKVGDESAGIEVHNSKVDSTTGKIELGTKSIGVILKNFGPVGGNQGYFNGTGSSVTLNGADSVVYLFENADVTYGSPAGGNFKDDLTLTHNGNKYTYIYAKDSKLNYENTKTIDTDGSIFINANNSSVELGAANNITSINKNVVGLYLKNATGKSAVNKGNIDLSGEKSVAMYGEDGGEILNEKDIKIALNGVGLYNKTGSTAKNAATGKIILDGDYGIGMRSDNASVSATSINEGKIESSKLRAVGISASDGANSIINAAGGTIEFTGQESIGMHTDSLGTAGHAIINEGTIKLVDAVDATKPNIGIYSEHSKDNITNNGIIETGHQTIGLYSKGGGNVTLGGTSTTKVGDNAVGIFSAGGNIDIVNGAKFSIGNKIGTNKESVGVYYSGSNGVINNYTSDITIGDGSLGFVMKGGSGNILNSYNPSNGTVNLGKESVFIYDSSQSTSNNWTHLTSSGDDNYGIYVNGGGENRGNIDFSVGKGNVGIYSYLHDANYINNINSKGEYIARNVPNTYVNNGIINVSASDLTNAQNQKFGIGMGAGYVKERIVINAQGKSEIKRDVLGLGNIENGPNGVINVTTPNSIGMYAGGLGSKAVNRGTINLSGSELNVGMFLEDGAVGYNYGNINVGSTEGVGIALLRGATLYNMPGSKINVTGNDAFGIAYVGSGGPGSVIVNYGDFTLNAENTQYGDIINATGNGAKAIARVISNGDKEMGYQSDVANWNITRNDHVAIKIPDGSYDGIITSNGVVQTPIEVHSVENRTRNEIPTSAIGIYLDTSGVNVTRPITNLGLLTGIGIRSVDLIIGTEATNYTTEKYIKLSQEMIQPYNDMILEAQRRGLRKWEIYSGSLTWMATASQNKGTQTIENAYLVKVPYTVWAGKQNTPLVATDTYNFTDGLEQRYGVEKSGRERELFKKLNGIGNNEHILLVQAFDEMMGHQYGNTQQRMNATGSILDKEFTHLKREWENKSKQSNKIKTFGTRGEYKTDTAGIIDYTNNAYGVAYVHEDETIKLGNSTGWYAGAVNNQFKLKDIGKSKENTTMLKAGVFKTKAFDHNGSLKWKISGEGYVSRSEMKRRFLVVDEIFGAESTYYTYGVGLKNELSKEFRTSERTSITPYGSLKLEYGRFNGIKEKTGQIRLEIQSNDYYSVKPELGIEFKYKQPMAKKTTFVTTLGLAYENELGKTGDVGNKGRVRFTTADWFNIRGEKDDRKGNFKADLNIGAENERFGITFNAGYDTKGKNVRGGIGFRAIY
- a CDS encoding GNAT family N-acetyltransferase is translated as MDIKHLEDKGFFIYDDKGEMIAELTYKKDGNKLIFDHTYVSPSLRGQGVGDKLFAAGIEFAENNNYKVVPVCSYIVKKFESGKYDYIKA
- the nth gene encoding endonuclease III — its product is MTKKERFNLIFPVLQERYGTPKCALDYETPYQLMIAVILSAQCTDARVNIVTKKLFEVVKMPEDIYKMDIETLEKYIKSTGFYRNKAKNIKLNAEQLLTEYNGEIPKKMEQLVNLAGVGRKTANVILGEIWGIREGIVVDTHVKRLSKRMGLTKSDNPEIIERELMKVVPKKYWFEFSHYLILYGREVSTAINPKCDICIINKHFNYCEKEKAEKQRKKVAKKK
- a CDS encoding TraX family protein, whose translation is MDLFTLKIIGIITMFIDHWHFIIGGPEILNIIGRTAFPIFAFSLNEGYIHTRNLKKYLFRLLIFGIVIQSPVIIFKMPYSVNIFFTLFTGLLIIYLYHLEKVNILMKVVIISFLCYITLKFEFDYGIYGILTIVIFHFFREDKIKLLLSFMLLNLINLKFPFIFELMKIQIYSIFVLVPICLYNGKRGKNMKYFFYFFYPLHFLLLQGIKIFIEK